One stretch of Lacrimispora sphenoides DNA includes these proteins:
- a CDS encoding S41 family peptidase, with protein sequence MESKNKFWKGALVGALLTTLAGLVIVGMSLGIFLIGRAAIDGKGQTAESAQAENQEGNLDMNRIVAKIQTIQSVIDKYYLFNEDTKNVEDWIYKGMLYGLEDPYTVYYTADEYEKLVEDTAGEYCGIGVMVSQSAATGIITVTKVFEGTPGAEAGMLPGDLIYKVGDEEMTGMDLELVVKDHIKGAEGTSVIVTVLRPDTGAYIDMTMERRQITVPTVEHEMLADKIGYISVSQFDTVTAGQFKNAIDDLEKQGMEKMIVDLRNNPGGVVDAVVSMLDYILPDDLVIENPNLVKTKKNKTLLVYMADKNGEGEQYYASDGHKVDIPIAVLVNGQSASASEVFSGALKAYGRAELVGTKTFGKGIVQTLFPLDHGTAIKMTVAHYYTPSGFDLHGKGLEPDVAVDLKEELKTKIKIEHSEDNQLAEAIKVLKEKH encoded by the coding sequence GTGGAAAGTAAGAATAAATTTTGGAAAGGCGCCCTAGTAGGAGCGCTTCTGACCACATTGGCAGGTCTTGTTATTGTGGGGATGTCTTTGGGAATCTTTCTGATCGGCAGAGCTGCAATTGACGGAAAAGGTCAGACAGCCGAATCCGCTCAGGCAGAAAACCAGGAAGGCAACCTGGATATGAACCGGATCGTAGCCAAAATTCAGACGATTCAAAGCGTGATTGATAAGTATTATCTATTTAATGAAGATACGAAAAATGTGGAAGACTGGATATACAAGGGAATGCTGTATGGACTTGAGGATCCTTATACGGTTTACTATACCGCAGACGAGTATGAGAAGTTAGTAGAGGATACGGCTGGAGAATATTGCGGAATTGGAGTTATGGTCAGCCAGAGTGCTGCAACTGGAATCATTACTGTGACCAAGGTCTTTGAAGGAACACCTGGAGCTGAGGCAGGAATGCTGCCCGGCGATTTGATCTATAAGGTGGGCGATGAGGAAATGACCGGTATGGATCTGGAGCTGGTGGTAAAGGATCATATCAAAGGGGCGGAAGGAACGTCGGTAATCGTCACAGTTCTTCGTCCGGATACGGGAGCCTACATTGATATGACAATGGAGCGCCGTCAGATCACAGTTCCTACGGTGGAGCATGAAATGCTGGCAGACAAAATTGGATATATATCGGTCAGTCAGTTTGACACGGTTACAGCAGGTCAGTTTAAGAACGCCATTGATGATCTGGAAAAACAGGGTATGGAAAAGATGATCGTGGATTTGAGAAACAATCCTGGAGGAGTTGTGGATGCGGTGGTTTCCATGCTGGATTACATTCTTCCGGACGATCTGGTAATCGAAAATCCCAATCTGGTAAAAACCAAGAAGAATAAAACACTTCTGGTCTATATGGCAGATAAGAATGGAGAAGGAGAGCAGTATTACGCCTCTGACGGCCATAAGGTAGATATCCCCATTGCAGTTTTAGTTAACGGTCAGTCCGCCAGTGCTTCCGAAGTATTTTCCGGAGCGCTTAAGGCTTACGGAAGGGCGGAACTGGTGGGAACAAAAACCTTTGGAAAAGGAATCGTCCAGACACTGTTTCCTCTTGACCATGGTACTGCTATTAAGATGACTGTGGCTCATTACTATACGCCAAGCGGCTTTGACCTCCATGGAAAAGGCTTGGAGCCGGATGTAGCGGTTGATTTAAAAGAAGAGTTAAAAACAAAGATCAAAATAGAGCATAGCGAAGACAATCAGCTTGCGGAAGCTATAAAAGTATTGAAAGAAAAACATTAG
- the ftsX gene encoding permease-like cell division protein FtsX, with protein sequence MRISTFWYCLKQGVNNICRNILFSLASIATVSACIFLFCLFFSIVINVQYVIKNTESTVGITVFFDDGLDSNKIKEIGNKIKARDDVKEVTFTSAEDAWADAKQEYFGDMQDLAEGFEEDNPLANSASYTIFLKDLVDQDQVVDWLKNIEGVRKVNYSKTAAEGMNSLSKVIGVLSMLIIGVLLAVAIFLISNTISVAAAFRKNENEIMKLIGATNYMIRAPFVVEGIIIGLVGACIPLISIYFLYRSTVEYVVTKFSILSGLFQFLPVEAIFPYMAATALALGVGIGFFVSFFTIRKHLKV encoded by the coding sequence ATGAGAATTAGTACATTTTGGTATTGCCTGAAACAAGGTGTAAATAATATATGCAGGAACATTTTGTTTTCCCTGGCATCCATTGCAACGGTTTCTGCCTGCATCTTTTTGTTTTGCCTGTTTTTTTCTATTGTTATTAACGTGCAATATGTGATTAAGAATACGGAAAGCACGGTGGGAATCACGGTGTTTTTTGATGATGGGCTGGATTCGAATAAGATCAAGGAAATCGGCAATAAGATCAAAGCCAGAGATGACGTGAAGGAAGTGACATTCACATCGGCAGAGGATGCATGGGCGGATGCGAAGCAGGAATACTTCGGTGATATGCAGGATCTTGCGGAAGGATTTGAGGAAGACAACCCGCTGGCCAATTCAGCTTCTTATACCATATTTTTAAAAGACCTGGTGGATCAGGACCAGGTTGTTGACTGGTTAAAGAACATTGAAGGTGTCAGAAAGGTTAATTATTCAAAAACCGCAGCAGAGGGAATGAATAGCTTAAGCAAGGTGATAGGAGTTCTTTCCATGCTGATCATCGGCGTTTTGCTGGCAGTAGCCATATTCTTGATCAGCAATACCATATCAGTGGCAGCTGCTTTCCGGAAGAATGAAAATGAAATCATGAAATTAATTGGCGCCACCAATTATATGATCCGGGCACCCTTTGTGGTGGAAGGAATTATCATCGGACTGGTGGGAGCCTGCATTCCTCTGATATCGATTTACTTCCTGTACCGGTCCACGGTTGAATACGTGGTCACAAAGTTCAGCATCTTATCAGGGCTGTTTCAGTTCCTTCCGGTGGAAGCCATATTCCCTTATATGGCGGCAACGGCGCTGGCACTTGGCGTTGGAATCGGTTTTTTTGTAAGCTTCTTTACCATCCGGAAGCATTTAAAAGTTTAA
- the ftsE gene encoding cell division ATP-binding protein FtsE — translation MIELWNVSKTYEAGNKALRNVSMTIEDGEFVFIIGRSGSGKSTLLKMLLKEVEPTSGKIVVNDMNLSKMPRGFIPKYRRKLGMVFQDFRLLKDRNVYENVAFAQRVIGASTRKIRESVPAMLKMVGLSSKYKFFPQQLSGGEQQRVAIARALINRPEILLADEPTGNLDGHNSMEIMKLLNEVNKLGTTVIVVTHSQEIVDRMKKRVIVMDRGTIISDEKKGGYTYEN, via the coding sequence ATGATTGAACTATGGAATGTAAGCAAAACATATGAGGCCGGAAATAAGGCGCTGCGTAATGTCAGCATGACCATTGAGGACGGGGAATTCGTTTTTATCATTGGCCGCAGCGGTTCAGGCAAATCCACACTTTTAAAAATGCTGTTAAAAGAAGTGGAACCTACCTCCGGTAAAATAGTTGTGAACGATATGAATCTAAGCAAGATGCCCAGAGGTTTCATTCCCAAATACCGGCGGAAGCTTGGCATGGTTTTCCAGGATTTCCGTCTGTTAAAGGATCGGAATGTCTACGAAAATGTAGCCTTTGCGCAGCGGGTGATTGGTGCATCAACAAGAAAAATAAGAGAGTCGGTTCCCGCCATGTTAAAGATGGTGGGACTTTCTTCAAAATACAAATTTTTTCCTCAGCAGTTATCCGGCGGTGAGCAGCAGCGTGTCGCTATTGCCAGGGCTTTAATTAACCGTCCTGAAATCCTGTTGGCAGACGAGCCTACCGGAAATCTGGATGGACACAACTCCATGGAGATCATGAAGCTATTAAATGAGGTTAATAAGCTGGGAACAACGGTAATCGTTGTCACCCATAGCCAGGAAATTGTAGACCGAATGAAAAAACGGGTGATTGTGATGGATCGTGGAACCATCATAAGCGACGAGAAAAAAGGCGGTTATACATATGAGAATTAG
- a CDS encoding PucR family transcriptional regulator: MISNQILQTTIEGLKGITRIDLCICDTEGKVLATTFPDAEDYESSILAFVDSPADSQVIQGYQFFKVLDEHQLEYILLAKGGSDDVYMVGKLAAFQIQSLLVAYKERFDKDNFIKNLLLDNLLLVDIYNRAKKLHIETNIKRVVFIIETQHEKDVNALETVRNLFAAKTKDFVTAVDEKNIILVKEVKEGETYEDLEKTANTVLDMLNTEAMTQVHIAFGTIVSEIKEVSRSYKEAKMAMDVGKIFYSNKNVVAYSKLGIGRLIYQLPLPLCRMFIKEIFDGKSPDDFDDETLTTINKFFENSLNVSETSRQLYIHRNTLVYRLDKLQKSTGLDLRVFEDAITFKIALMVVKYMKYMENQDY; this comes from the coding sequence ATGATTTCGAATCAAATACTTCAAACAACCATTGAAGGATTAAAAGGGATTACGAGAATTGATCTGTGTATTTGTGATACAGAAGGAAAGGTACTGGCAACCACATTTCCTGATGCGGAAGATTATGAAAGTTCAATCCTGGCGTTCGTGGATTCTCCGGCCGACAGCCAGGTAATCCAGGGATATCAGTTTTTTAAAGTGCTAGATGAGCACCAGTTAGAATACATTCTTCTCGCAAAGGGTGGAAGTGACGATGTTTATATGGTCGGCAAGCTGGCCGCTTTCCAGATTCAGAGCCTGCTTGTTGCGTATAAAGAAAGATTTGACAAGGATAATTTTATTAAGAACTTATTGCTTGACAATCTGCTTTTGGTGGATATCTACAACAGAGCAAAGAAGCTTCATATTGAAACAAACATCAAGAGAGTTGTATTCATTATTGAAACCCAGCATGAAAAAGATGTGAACGCACTGGAGACAGTTCGCAACTTATTTGCTGCAAAAACCAAAGACTTTGTTACTGCCGTTGATGAGAAGAATATCATTCTTGTAAAAGAAGTAAAAGAAGGCGAAACTTACGAGGATCTGGAAAAGACTGCCAACACTGTTCTGGACATGCTCAATACCGAGGCAATGACTCAGGTCCATATTGCATTTGGTACGATCGTAAGCGAAATTAAAGAGGTTTCCAGATCTTATAAGGAAGCCAAGATGGCCATGGATGTTGGCAAGATTTTCTACAGCAATAAAAATGTGGTTGCCTATAGTAAACTGGGAATCGGACGTCTGATTTATCAGCTTCCGCTGCCTTTATGCCGCATGTTCATCAAAGAGATTTTTGACGGTAAGTCACCGGATGATTTTGATGATGAAACACTGACAACTATTAATAAATTCTTTGAGAACAGCTTAAATGTGTCCGAGACATCCAGACAGCTGTATATTCACAGGAATACCCTTGTTTACCGGTTAGACAAGCTTCAGAAGAGTACCGGCCTGGATCTGCGTGTGTTTGAAGACGCCATCACCTTTAAGATTGCCCTGATGGTAGTTAAATACATGAAATATATGGAGAATCAGGACTATTAA
- a CDS encoding ABC transporter ATP-binding protein yields the protein MASLSLKNIVKKYPNGFEAVKDFNLDIADKEFVIFVGPSGCGKSTTLRMIAGLEDISSGELYIDGKLMNDVEPKDRDIAMVFQNYALYPHMTVFDNMAFGLKLRKTPKDEIDKLVHEAARILDLEHLLERKPKALSGGQRQRVAMGRAIVRNPKVFLMDEPLSNLDAKLRGQMRIEISKLHQRLQATIIYVTHDQTEAMTLGTRIVVMKDGVIQQVDSPQNLYDKPGNKFVAGFIGAPQMNLIDATVAKRGSDVTLTFGGNTIALPEGKAKKLEDAGYIGKTVALGIRPEDLHDEEAFLTSSQESVIDATIRVYELLGAEVYLYFDVEDVNFTARVNPRTTARPGDSIKLALDLTKIHVFDKDTEIVVLN from the coding sequence ATGGCTAGTTTATCACTGAAAAACATCGTCAAGAAATATCCTAACGGATTTGAAGCAGTTAAGGACTTTAATCTGGATATTGCTGATAAGGAGTTCGTAATTTTCGTAGGACCATCTGGATGCGGTAAATCCACAACTCTTCGTATGATTGCAGGCCTGGAAGACATTTCTTCTGGTGAACTTTACATTGACGGAAAATTAATGAATGATGTAGAGCCAAAAGACAGAGATATCGCAATGGTATTCCAGAACTACGCTCTGTATCCTCATATGACAGTATTCGATAACATGGCGTTTGGCCTGAAATTGAGAAAAACTCCAAAGGATGAAATTGATAAGCTGGTTCATGAAGCTGCAAGAATCCTTGATCTTGAGCATTTATTAGAACGTAAACCAAAGGCTTTATCTGGTGGACAGAGACAGCGTGTTGCCATGGGACGTGCTATTGTACGTAATCCAAAAGTCTTCTTAATGGATGAGCCGTTATCCAACCTTGATGCGAAGCTGAGAGGCCAGATGCGTATTGAGATTTCCAAGCTGCATCAGAGACTTCAGGCAACCATAATCTACGTAACTCATGACCAGACAGAGGCTATGACACTTGGTACCAGAATCGTAGTAATGAAGGACGGCGTTATCCAGCAGGTTGACTCTCCTCAGAACTTATACGATAAGCCAGGTAATAAATTCGTTGCAGGATTTATCGGAGCTCCTCAGATGAACTTAATCGATGCTACTGTAGCTAAGAGAGGAAGCGACGTTACTTTAACATTTGGCGGAAATACAATCGCTCTTCCAGAAGGAAAAGCGAAAAAATTAGAGGATGCCGGTTATATCGGAAAGACTGTAGCCCTAGGCATTCGTCCGGAAGATTTACATGATGAGGAAGCTTTCCTTACATCATCTCAGGAAAGTGTCATTGACGCTACGATCAGAGTTTACGAATTGTTAGGTGCTGAAGTTTACTTATACTTTGATGTGGAAGATGTAAACTTTACTGCAAGAGTAAATCCTCGTACAACTGCAAGACCAGGGGATTCAATTAAGCTTGCTCTTGACTTAACAAAGATCCATGTATTCGATAAAGACACAGAAATCGTAGTTTTAAACTAA
- a CDS encoding class I SAM-dependent methyltransferase — MDSIDYYNKYAAKEFEETVNQDMSGIMKEFLDLLKEGDTILDLGCGSGRDSLSFYELGYDVTPLDASEEMCKLAEIHTGLEVLQMTFEQIDFDNVFDGIWACASLLHTPKKELSDILTKIARALNDKGILYMSFKLGDFEGFRGKRYFCDLTADSMSELLRDNGRFEIVKLWETEDVRSGHSDVKWLNVLVRKQ; from the coding sequence TTGGACTCGATAGACTATTATAATAAGTATGCGGCAAAGGAATTTGAAGAAACAGTGAACCAGGATATGTCAGGAATTATGAAGGAATTTCTGGATCTTCTGAAAGAAGGTGATACGATTCTGGACTTAGGCTGCGGATCAGGCAGGGACAGCCTGTCTTTCTATGAACTGGGATACGATGTGACACCGCTTGATGCATCGGAAGAGATGTGTAAGCTGGCAGAAATCCATACCGGTCTGGAAGTGCTTCAGATGACATTTGAACAAATAGATTTTGATAATGTATTTGATGGAATCTGGGCCTGCGCATCCTTACTTCACACTCCAAAGAAGGAACTTTCTGACATTCTTACAAAGATAGCAAGGGCCTTAAATGATAAGGGAATCCTTTATATGTCTTTTAAACTGGGAGACTTTGAGGGATTCAGAGGAAAACGGTATTTCTGCGACTTGACGGCGGATTCCATGTCTGAACTCTTAAGAGATAATGGACGGTTTGAGATCGTAAAGCTTTGGGAAACAGAGGATGTACGTTCTGGTCATTCTGACGTAAAATGGCTGAACGTTCTTGTGAGAAAGCAATAG
- a CDS encoding CvfB family protein, translated as MIELGKMQTLVVQRVKDFGVYVGEEERSEVSVLLPKKQVPEGAGPGDRIPVFIYKDSEDRLIATTASPKLQEGETAVLQVKEVGKIGAFLDMGLEKDLLLPFKEQTHKVKQGEKVLVALYIDKSKRLAATMRVYTYMNNQSPYKKDDQVTGIIYEINENLGAFVAVDHKYYGLIPRKEVFENYREGDEVTARVTKVREDGKLDLSPRQKAYIQMDTDSGKVLEIIETQFDGSLPFTDKADPEIIKREFSMSKNAFKRAIGHLLKEGKVRITESKIERIR; from the coding sequence ATGATTGAATTAGGAAAGATGCAGACCCTGGTCGTACAGAGGGTCAAGGATTTCGGCGTTTATGTGGGTGAGGAAGAAAGAAGTGAGGTTTCCGTACTTCTGCCCAAAAAACAGGTGCCGGAGGGAGCCGGGCCTGGAGACAGGATCCCAGTATTTATCTATAAGGATTCGGAAGACCGGCTGATAGCCACTACAGCATCACCGAAGCTTCAGGAAGGTGAGACGGCTGTGCTTCAAGTGAAGGAAGTTGGGAAAATCGGTGCATTTCTCGACATGGGGCTTGAAAAGGATCTGCTTCTTCCTTTTAAAGAACAGACCCATAAGGTAAAGCAGGGAGAGAAGGTGCTGGTGGCCCTTTACATTGATAAAAGCAAACGTCTGGCGGCTACTATGAGGGTATATACCTATATGAACAATCAGTCCCCTTATAAGAAGGATGATCAGGTGACCGGAATTATTTATGAAATCAATGAAAACCTGGGAGCCTTTGTAGCAGTAGATCATAAGTATTATGGCCTGATTCCCCGGAAAGAAGTTTTTGAAAATTATCGGGAAGGCGATGAAGTGACGGCACGGGTAACGAAGGTAAGAGAAGACGGAAAGCTGGATCTAAGCCCCAGACAGAAGGCTTATATCCAGATGGATACGGATTCCGGCAAGGTTCTTGAGATCATAGAAACACAGTTTGACGGAAGTTTGCCGTTTACAGATAAGGCGGATCCGGAGATCATCAAGCGGGAATTTTCTATGAGTAAGAATGCGTTTAAACGGGCAATCGGACATCTCCTGAAAGAAGGAAAAGTCAGGATAACAGAAAGTAAAATTGAGAGAATCAGATAA
- a CDS encoding acyl-[acyl-carrier-protein] thioesterase, producing the protein MYTFGSRVRYSETDECGRLTLTGIMNYLQDCSTFQSEDIGLGISYLTDRHKAWWLSSWQIVVDRYPVLGEEIVVGTWPYDFKGFYGYRNFTICDQAGEYLVRANSVWFLFDTEKGRPVKIEPEDLRGYGNGNEERLSMDYASRKIQLPEEYEDTEPVTIGKHHIDTNHHVNNAQYVEIAREVLPDEMEVSELRVEYKKAAVFGDVVYPRISRTEEGYTVSLCDERGAAYAVIWLRGTTERM; encoded by the coding sequence ATGTATACATTTGGCAGCAGGGTCCGCTACAGTGAGACGGATGAATGCGGAAGACTGACTTTAACAGGCATTATGAATTATCTCCAGGATTGTTCTACGTTTCAGTCTGAGGATATTGGTCTTGGGATTTCTTACTTAACAGACCGTCATAAGGCCTGGTGGCTTTCTTCCTGGCAGATCGTGGTGGACCGTTATCCCGTTCTGGGAGAGGAGATTGTGGTAGGTACCTGGCCTTATGATTTTAAGGGATTTTACGGATACCGGAATTTCACCATATGTGATCAGGCCGGAGAGTACCTTGTAAGGGCTAATTCCGTATGGTTCTTATTTGATACGGAAAAGGGGCGTCCAGTTAAAATTGAACCGGAAGACCTCCGGGGATATGGAAACGGCAATGAAGAGCGGCTTTCTATGGATTATGCTTCCCGTAAGATCCAATTGCCGGAGGAATATGAAGACACAGAGCCGGTTACCATTGGAAAACATCATATTGACACGAACCATCATGTCAATAACGCTCAATATGTGGAGATTGCCAGAGAGGTGCTTCCAGATGAAATGGAGGTTTCCGAACTGAGAGTGGAATATAAAAAAGCGGCAGTCTTTGGAGATGTAGTTTATCCCCGCATAAGCCGGACAGAGGAAGGGTATACGGTTTCCCTGTGTGATGAACGGGGAGCAGCTTACGCAGTCATCTGGCTGCGGGGAACAACAGAGAGGATGTAA
- a CDS encoding glycoside hydrolase family 2 protein has product MVIESYPRPDFKREDWTDLNGEWDFSFDEPVFDRKIQVPFCYQSEMSGIGDTRVHHIVWYRKEFVVEKGRLSGKSLLLKFGAVDYEAEVYINQTYAGGHRGGHTPFEADITGLVSEGKNIITVKVMDYSDADKPRGKQTWTGENFACWYTPTTGIWQSVWLEYAGKPYIKRIKATPDLERNEALCEIFISTMERVTAEASFHSLPAEGGMDMDLGSLKISCENGYGKGILALPDLDLRRDQLTWTPEKPNLIEMEVNLQNDKVTSYFGLRSVCVSNGRILLNGEVLYQRLVLDQGYWSQSLLTPPNEEAIRNDILLSKKMGFNGARKHQKIEDPRYYYWADKLGFLVWGEMPSCYMYTDNTVGSTSRELAEFIERDYNHPSIITWVTANESWGMRNIKTDKSQQSFSNMLFYQAKALDKTRPVSGNDGWEQTEHTDILALHDYELMPETEEKYDCLEDILNSHAERRFVLADGQTYRGQPVLMTEYGGIAFSAEEKGWGYYNKVGSEGEFLKRLEPITDFLIKSRKFSGFCYTQLTDVMQETNGLLREDRTPKLPLEKLEKIFGKKIYE; this is encoded by the coding sequence ATGGTCATTGAAAGTTATCCAAGACCTGATTTTAAAAGGGAAGATTGGACGGATCTGAATGGAGAATGGGATTTTTCTTTTGATGAACCGGTATTTGACCGGAAAATTCAGGTTCCGTTCTGCTATCAGTCCGAAATGAGTGGAATCGGTGATACGAGAGTCCACCATATTGTGTGGTATCGGAAAGAGTTCGTTGTGGAAAAAGGCAGATTAAGTGGAAAAAGCCTGCTTTTAAAGTTTGGAGCCGTGGATTATGAAGCAGAGGTTTATATCAATCAAACCTATGCAGGCGGGCACAGAGGAGGCCATACTCCCTTTGAGGCAGATATTACAGGACTGGTTTCCGAAGGAAAGAATATCATAACGGTTAAAGTCATGGATTACAGTGACGCGGATAAACCGAGAGGAAAGCAGACCTGGACAGGTGAAAATTTTGCCTGCTGGTATACTCCTACAACTGGGATTTGGCAGAGCGTGTGGCTGGAATATGCGGGAAAACCCTATATAAAACGAATAAAGGCAACTCCGGATCTGGAACGTAATGAAGCATTATGTGAAATCTTTATTTCCACCATGGAGCGTGTGACTGCGGAAGCTTCCTTTCATAGCCTTCCTGCAGAAGGTGGTATGGATATGGATCTGGGCAGTTTGAAAATATCCTGTGAAAACGGCTATGGAAAAGGAATTCTGGCTTTGCCGGACTTGGATCTGCGCCGGGATCAGCTGACATGGACGCCGGAAAAACCCAATTTAATTGAGATGGAAGTAAATCTTCAAAATGATAAGGTAACCAGTTATTTTGGACTTCGGTCTGTCTGCGTTTCAAATGGAAGGATTCTGCTAAACGGAGAGGTGTTATATCAAAGACTGGTTCTCGATCAGGGCTACTGGAGTCAAAGCCTTCTCACGCCTCCCAATGAAGAAGCCATCCGGAATGACATCCTGCTTTCAAAGAAAATGGGGTTTAATGGGGCCAGAAAACATCAGAAAATTGAAGATCCAAGATATTACTACTGGGCCGATAAACTGGGATTTCTTGTATGGGGAGAGATGCCAAGCTGCTATATGTATACAGACAATACTGTGGGAAGCACTTCCAGAGAGCTTGCTGAATTCATTGAACGGGATTATAACCATCCATCCATCATTACATGGGTGACAGCGAACGAAAGCTGGGGAATGAGAAACATAAAGACGGATAAGAGTCAGCAGAGCTTTTCTAATATGCTGTTTTATCAGGCCAAAGCTCTGGATAAAACCAGACCGGTCAGTGGAAACGATGGCTGGGAACAGACCGAGCACACCGATATTCTTGCCTTACATGATTATGAACTGATGCCGGAAACCGAAGAGAAATATGATTGTCTGGAAGATATCCTTAATAGCCATGCGGAACGCCGTTTTGTTCTGGCGGATGGGCAGACATACCGGGGGCAGCCTGTCCTTATGACAGAGTATGGCGGCATCGCTTTTTCTGCAGAAGAGAAAGGCTGGGGATATTACAATAAGGTGGGAAGCGAAGGGGAATTTTTAAAACGTCTGGAACCAATCACGGATTTCCTGATTAAAAGCAGAAAATTTTCCGGTTTCTGTTATACGCAGCTTACGGATGTCATGCAGGAGACAAACGGTTTGCTGAGGGAAGACAGAACGCCTAAGCTTCCACTGGAAAAACTGGAAAAGATCTTTGGAAAGAAAATTTACGAATAA
- a CDS encoding carbohydrate ABC transporter permease yields the protein MKTKRKIGKIFYHVIVCGLGLVMIYPLVWMVMSSFKETSTIFQTAGQLIPEKFVFSNYINGWKGFAKITFATFFKNSLFIAVAATFGTVCSSALVAYGLARCRFFGRRALFVAMLLSMMLPAQVLMIPQYLWYQKLGWVGSYKPLILPYCFAIQGFFVYMMINFIDGIPHELDEAAKIDGCSYYGIFSRIIMPLISPALITASIFSFMWRWDDFLSALLYINESAKYPVSLALKLFCDPGSSSDYGAMFAMATLSILPAVIIFICLQKYLVEGISTSGLKG from the coding sequence ATGAAGACTAAAAGAAAAATAGGAAAAATTTTTTACCATGTAATCGTCTGTGGTCTGGGGCTTGTGATGATCTATCCTCTGGTGTGGATGGTTATGAGCTCTTTTAAGGAAACCAGTACCATCTTTCAGACAGCAGGTCAGCTGATTCCGGAAAAATTTGTATTTTCCAATTATATCAATGGCTGGAAAGGCTTTGCAAAGATTACGTTTGCGACTTTTTTTAAGAATTCCCTGTTTATAGCCGTTGCAGCAACCTTTGGAACTGTCTGTTCCTCGGCTTTGGTAGCTTATGGCCTGGCAAGATGCAGATTTTTTGGCAGAAGAGCTCTGTTTGTAGCTATGCTGCTTTCTATGATGCTTCCGGCTCAGGTACTGATGATCCCTCAGTATTTATGGTATCAGAAATTAGGGTGGGTAGGAAGCTATAAGCCGTTAATTCTTCCTTATTGTTTTGCGATTCAGGGATTCTTTGTTTACATGATGATCAATTTTATAGATGGAATCCCTCATGAGCTTGACGAGGCAGCTAAGATTGACGGTTGCTCTTATTATGGCATATTTTCAAGGATCATTATGCCGCTTATATCCCCGGCGCTGATTACGGCCAGCATTTTTTCATTTATGTGGAGATGGGATGATTTTCTTTCCGCCCTGCTCTATATCAATGAGTCTGCCAAATATCCGGTCAGCCTTGCCTTAAAGTTGTTTTGCGATCCGGGATCCTCTTCCGATTACGGCGCGATGTTCGCAATGGCAACCTTATCAATCCTGCCTGCAGTCATTATCTTTATCTGCCTGCAGAAATACCTGGTGGAAGGCATCAGTACTTCCGGTTTAAAAGGGTAA